The following nucleotide sequence is from Nothobranchius furzeri strain GRZ-AD chromosome 6, NfurGRZ-RIMD1, whole genome shotgun sequence.
AAGTGGAAAAAGGAAGGTGAAATTTATATTAATGAGGGCAGCATTCCACTTCTGAAACTGCACCCTACTTCTGTAAAAAAAGAACCAATGAACATCTCTACTTTATCAGGCCAAAAAAGTGACCCATCTACAAAAGGTTTAACAGCTACAAAGTTATGCGTAATGATGTTCCTTATGAGATTAACACACAGCACACGGGGGTGTTCTTAATTAAAATCAAAGCTTCTCTTCAATCTGatcaaaaaatatcacaatatccgTTTCCTCCTCATCCCTGCTGGACACCATCAGCTGCATCAGTGAGACGATGTGGACACGCCATCCAATGAGGAGGGTTGTAGTTGGGATGTGAAAACGAGGAGGGAGGGGGCCTCGGGATGCTAAGAGAAGCTCGGAACTGTTAAATATACGTTACGTGTGTGTTTATCCTCCATGAAGAgtagaaataaacacaatgttgTCTTTGTCCTGTATCTGGTAGTCCAGTTCCCCCttaaacacacaaaaatacacaagTGCAAGAAAAACGTGAAATTATTTGCAATAATGCAATTTCCCCACACTGTTAAATTTGCAGCTTTATTCTGGTCAGTGACAAACTTTTGGGTTTGATTATACGCTGTCAGgtgttaagtgtgtgtgtgtgtgtgtgtgtgtgtgtaaacacacgTTCATACAAGCCTCTGAGAACAAAAATGTTCTGAAGCTGCTAATATGGAGCAATAACTCAGAAAGAAATGGTCATCGCTCTATGTTCACGCATGCAGATTTAGTTAGGCGCCTGATCTGAAGTCCTGAGACATCAGGCAGATATGTGATGTAAGTAGAGTTAAACACGCCCCCTTCCACACTGTCTGACAGTGAACGTGACTTCCAGTGCTCACCATCAGCTCCCAGTCTGCATCGTTGATAAGCACCAGAATCCCAGGCCTCCTGTGGGAAAACACACCACTTCCAGTCaccaaaacaacacacacacagatttaaaaAAAGGCTAAAATGCATGATTTATTATCCCATTTATTCTTTCTATTTCAATATATTTGTCCATGTACATCTGAGTAAAAAACATGTTAAATATATATTATGAAATGAAGACATGTGGTTTAAGACCGAGTTTTAAATCCAAATGATCACAACCTACTGCTggaaattaaaaaatgtttaaaaaagtgggaatAAAATAGAAAATTATTAAATGTGACATTTTGTGTTTGCTTCTTTTCTTTATGATGAAattgcacacacacaaaacaaacatgttaaattattattttacttaacAGCTCTTGAGATTAATAAAGTAGATCACCATATTGTTGtaaatattttgtgtgtgtgtgtccatcataaacaagtggggaaattcactctgCTGCTATTAATGAAATCTAAGTTTAAGTTCTCTTCAAATATGAGTAAAGGGCTTTCCGAGCTGCGTTCCTACGATAAACGTTTAAAAaaacctacacacacacgcacacacacacacacacacacgtatatatatatatatgtgtcatTTTTCTTTAAATGGCAACTAACTTGTTCAATGAAGGAAAAAAATTTTATTGGAAATGTACGTAGTTTAAAAGACAACAATAACAAGTCCAGGGTAATGAAGCACATGGAGGGTGCAATTTTTAAACTGACACTTGTGTTTATTTCTAAAAGAGGTGCAGCAGAGATAATCCTGGAGGCAGACGCTGATGCCTCTCAGAGTGGTTTTATCCACATCACACACCGGAGCTCTGACGTCAGCGCGTGGGAAGACCAACCTGCATGAGGTTAAAGGCtcagaggaaaacaacaacatgaaATCAAGGATGTACACTGCAAACAGCTAATTGCTTTTTAGAAAAAAGAGGAAAACAAAATGTTTAGGAGACAtaaggcacacacacacgtatgataTTTAAGGTTTTCTAGGTAGGCCGTTATCTGCTGCATTCATCGGCTAGATGGAGCTATAAATAGTCACGGACAAAGGTGGCTGTAAAGTCAGCGGTGagctctgaacacacacacacacacacacacacacacacacacacacacacacacacacacacacacacacacacacacacacacgcacacgcacacgcacacgcacacacacacacacacacacacacacacatctggctGAGATCGACATGAGAGAAAGACGAGTTATTAGTCATTTTAACTGAAGGGCAAAAAAACACTTCAAAGTCAACAAAAAAGGAAGTGTTTATGTTTTTGTGGCGGTGGAGTGTGTGACACGCTCTTTAGGATCAAGTGTGTGTCAAGTGCACTCACACAGACTGTCCCTGAACAAAAAGCTCGGGCCGCTCCTTCAGCAGGTTCTGTTGGATCCAAACCAGCAGCTGCTTCATGTCccctgcaaaacacacacacacacacacacacaacacacacacacacacacacacacacacacacacacacacacacacacacacacacaacaaaatgtTCCTTAGATTTTTAGTAAAAggcaatttttaaaataaaaatctgaattcCTCATTTGTAAAAAAAAGATGCACACCGTCATATAGTGGCTACATGACTAGATTtatgtcttacacacacacacacacacacacacacacacacacacacacacacacacacacacacacacacacacacagacaacagAGGTCACAGGTCAGGGGTTAAGGGTCAAGGTGCATGATTCCAGCCTCCCGGTCGATGTGACGCGACAGAGGCACCAGGTGGGACAGGGGGGTGCACCAATGTGTGTATCTGCGTATGTATATTTatgagtgtgtgtttgggggtgaaggggtgggggtggggctaTTGACTGATACCATCGAACAGCAACGTTTTTCACCTTGAGTTCAAAACACTATCAGCTGCTTTTACTTTTAAACATTCAAACGCCAATAAAAAATACATTCTGTACCGTTTTTGATTTGagctaaaaaataaatcaaatattgAACCCAAAGTAACAAtacatttcttgttttttttacttgttttaatcaaaacaaacaatacaataatGCACTAAAGCACCTTTTAGTTGGGATGATTCTGCCTGAGATGATGCTGGATACGAGTCTGACCTCTTCAACAATCAGACTGACCTTGTTCCAGCAATGGCTGAGCTGGATCAGACCGATCTGAGCCACAAAGGCCACCAAAAGGCAGACTTTAAAACACATCCTCACCAAAACGTACACACAATGTATAGCAACCCTGTAAGAACCTTTAAGTGTGTGTATTGGTGTGTTTTTTATATGAAAGGTGTGTGTAGTCAGAGAAATGAAAGGGGACAAAAACACACCAGTTTAAGGTTATCTTGTTAGTTTTCAGAAAGCGTGTAATCACAACCATCTAAGGACGACGATTAAATCAGCGTCTCGTGATCAAACCTGACGGCAGGTCTGCAGACGCAGGTAGCTgcgcgcgcacacatacacacacacacaccatcagcatCATATCACAGAACCGGCCTTCTTGACCTCTTCACCCGGgcaaagatgatgaagaagatggacATTTAGAGAAAAGGAGAGATCGTTCTGATCCAGGTGTGACAACTGTTCAGTTTAAATGAAGATTTCACAAAATACATTATAAAACACAAAAGATCCAGGGTGTATCAAG
It contains:
- the urm1 gene encoding ubiquitin-related modifier 1; this translates as MAASVALQLEFGGGAELLFSGQKVHHVTLPSQSEPWDMKQLLVWIQQNLLKERPELFVQGQSVRPGILVLINDADWELMGELDYQIQDKDNIVFISTLHGG